The Alphaproteobacteria bacterium HT1-32 DNA segment ATCGCGTTATCCCATTTCACCAACACGGGCGACCATCTTGGTCTGCACCGGAAGCTTCGCAGCAGCGAGCTCGAATGCCCGCTTGGCGATGTCATAGCTCACGCCATCAACTTCAAACATGATCCGGCCCGGCTTGACTTTCGCAGCCCAGAACTCAACAGAGCCCTTACCTTTACCCTGACGAACTTCGGCAGGTTTGGCAGTCACCGGCACATCCGGGAAAATCCGGATCCACACCCGGCCCTGACGCTTCATGTGACGGGTAATCGCACGACGCGCAGCTTCGATCTGACGCGCAGTAACACGCTCAGGCGTCAGTGCCTTCAGGCCAAACGCGCCAAAGTTCAGGGCCGTACCGCCCTTCGCGAGACCGTGAATACGCCCCTTGTGGGCCTTCCGGTACTTTGTTCTCTTCGGTTGCATCATGGTGCAAACGTCCTCTTGGTAAGCCTGGCCTTAGCGGGCCGGCTGCTGGTCCTGAAGCAACTTGTCCATCGCCATCGGGTCATGGGCAAGAATCTCACCTTTGAAGACCCAGCATTTGATGCCGCAGGCTCCATAAGTGGTCTGCGCGGTCGCAACGCCGTAATCAACATGTGCGCGCAGCGTATGCAAGGGAACACGTCCTTCGCGATACCATTCCGTCCGGGCAATTTCTGCGCCGCCGAGGCGGCCAGCTGCATTGATCCGGATGCCTTCTGCGCCGAGACGCATGGCCGACTGGACCGAACGCTTCATCGCACGGCGGAAAGCCACACGACGCTCAAGCTGCTGCGCGATGTTTTCGGCGATCAGCTGGGCATCGATTTCCGGCTTGCGGATCTCAACAATATTCAGATGCACTTCGGTACCGGTCATCTTCGACAGATCCTGACGAAGCTTTTCGATATCCGTACCCTTACGGCCAATGATGACACCGGGGCGTGCGGTATGAATGGTAATCCGTGCCTTCTTTGCCGGACGTTCGATAACGACCTTGGCAACACCAGCACCGATCAGGCGCTTTTTCAGGTATTCACGGAGAGCAAGATCTTCGTGCAGAAGACCTGCATAACCTTCGTCGGCATACCAGCGGGAGTCCCACGTGCGGTTGATGCCCAGGCGAAAACCGACTGGATTGACTTTCTGACCCATCAGGCGATCTCCTCGCGTTCGCGCACAACAATCGTCAGGTTGCTGAACGGTTTCAAAATCTTGCCTGTACGGCCACGTGCACGGGCGCGCCAGCGCTTCATCACGATGCCCTTGCCGACGCTGGCTTCTGCAACAACCAGATTGTCGATATCAAGCTGGTGATTGTTTTCCGCGTTAGCGATGGCCGATTGCAGACATTTATGCACATCACGTGCAATCCGCTTCTTCGAGAAATACAGATCGTTCAGCGCGCGTTCCGCGCCAAGACCTCTGATCGACTCTGCGACAACGTTCAGCTTCTGCGGTGAAATGCGGATGTTCCGCACGATCGCCTTGGCTTCCGTGTCGGACAGACGACGCTCTGATGCCGGCTTGCCCATGATTACTTCCTCTTCGCTTTCTTGTCCGCAGTGTGACCGTAGTAGGTCCGTGACGGAGAAAACTCACCGAACTTATGTCCAATCATATCTTCGGTTACCATAACCGGGATATGCTTGTGACCGTTGTACACGCCGAACGTCAAACCGACGAACTGCGGCAGGATCGTGGACCGGCGGGACCAGATTTTGATGACCTGATTGCGACCGGACGCACGCCCGGCTTCCGCCTTCTTCAAGAGGTATCCGTCTACAAACGGACCTTTCCAGACCGAACGAGCCATATTCGTCAAACTCCCTTAGCGCGATTTCCGCTGATGGCGGCTGCGCATGATGTACTTGTCGGTGGACTTGTTGGAGCGCGTACGCTTGCCCTTCGTGGGCTTGCCCCAAGGAGTCACCGGATGACGTCCGCCAGAGGTACGGCCTTCGCCGCCACCATGCGGGTGATCGATCGGGTTCATGGCCACGCCACGAACCGCCGGGCGCTTGCCAAGCCAGCGATTACGGCCGGCCTTGCCCAGATTGATGTTCTGATTGTCGGCGTTGGAAACCGCACCCACCGTTGCCCGGCATTCACCGAGAACGAGCCGCAGTTCACCGCTCGACAGACGCAGCTGCGCATAACCGGCATCCTTACCGACCAACTGGCCGTAGGTTCCGGCGGAACGTGCAATCTGCGCGCCCTTGCCCACCTTCATCTCGATATTATGGATGATGGTGCCGACAGGGATATTCTTAAGCGGCAGGCAGTTGCCTGGCTTGATGTCAGCCCGCTCGTCACTGATGACCACGTCACCGGCTTTCAGACGCTGCGGTGCAATGATGTAGGCAACTTCGCCATCTTCATATTTCAGCAGCGCAATGAACGCCGTGCGGTTCGGATCATATTCGATCCGTTCAACCGTAGCAGACATACCGGTCTTGTTACGCTTGAAGTCAATAACGCGATACCGGCGCTTGTGGCCGCCACCGCGACGACGCGCGGTAATACGACCGGTATTGTTCCGGCCACCCTTTTTCGTCAGACCTACTGTCAGTGACTTTTCAGGGCCACCTTTGTAGAGCTCGGACTTGTCAACCAGCACCAGGGTGCGGCGACCGGGCGTGGTCGGATTGAATTGCTTGAGAGCCATGATCAGATCCCCGTGGTCACGTCGATGTTGCTGCCCTCGGCCAGCGTTACCATCGCTTTTTTACGGTCGACACGTCGGCCCAACTGCTGACGGAACCGCTTGGTTTTGCCCTTGAGGACGCTCGTATTCACCGCGGTCACCTTTACCGAGAAAAGGTTCTCGATCGCGGCCTTGATTTCCGGCTTGGATGCATTCAGCGGCACTTCAAAGAAAACCTGACCATGCTCGGAAGCATTGGTCGACTTTTCCGTGATGATCGGATGACGCACAATGTCATACATCCGTTCCTGCGTCGGCATCACCGGCTTGCGAATTTTCGCGCTCATTTCAGGCGCTCCTCGAGAGCGGTAACCGCATCGCGCGTCAGCACGAGCGTATCGCTCCTCAAAATGTCATAAACATTGGCACCGACAGACGGCAACACTGCCACCGACGGAATGTTCCGCGACGCCAGGGTAAAGTTGCGGTCGACCTCGGCACCGGCGATCACCAGGGCACGGCCCCAGTTCAGGCCGGCCAGCTTGCCGACAAGTGCCTTGGTACGCGGCTCGTCACAGGTCGCATTGTCGAGGATAACCAGCTGACCGGCAGAAGCCTTCGCAGACAGGGCGCATTTCATCGCCAGCTTGCGAACTTTCTTGGTCAGCTCGATACCATGATCACGAGGCGTCGGGCCGTGGGCAATACCACCACCACGCATCTTGTTTTCACGGTTTGAACCACGACGTGCGCGACCGGTGCCTTTCTGGCGGAACGGCTTCGCCGTCGTACCGGAAACTTCACCGCGTCCCTTGACCTTATGCGTACCGGCGCGGCGCTTGGCGAGCTGATAGTTCACCATACGGGCCAGCAGGTCACGACGGACTTCGACACCAAAAATGGAGTCAGCGAGTTCGATATCGCCGACCGACTTGTTATCGAGATTGATGACTTCGGATTTCATGGCCTCAGTCCTTCTTTTCTTCGGTAGCCGCATCATCCGCAGCTGCCTCAACCGCTTCATTCTCGACCGGTGCTTCTTCAGCAGCCGCTTCGATCAGAGCCGCCGGATAAGGAACGCCTTCCGGAGCTGCGCGCTTGGCAGCATCACGGATCAGAACCCAGCCGCTTTTCGCGCCGGGAACCGCACCCTTGACCAGCAGATAGCCCTTTTCTTCGTCAGCACCGACGATTTCAAGGTTCTGGACCGTGACGCGGGTTGCGCCCATATGGCCAGCCATCTTCTTGCCCTTGAACACCTTGCCCGGATCCTGGCACTGACCCGTGGAACCGTGTGACCGGTGAGAGATCGAAACGCCATGCGTTGCTTCAAGACCGGCGAAGTTCCAACGGCGCATACCGCCCTGGAACCCCTTACCAATCGAGATGCCGCTGACATCAACCTTCTGGCCATCAAGGAAATGCTTCGGGCTCAGCCGCGCACCAGCTTCAAGCAGCGCATCTTCGGCAACCCGAAATTCCGCAAGCTTGCGCTTCGGCTCAACTTTAGCCTTCGCAAAGTGACCACGCATCGGCTTGGTCACGTTTTTAGGTGTCCGATTGGAAACGCCCAGCTGAACGGCATTGTAGCCATCACGCTCGGTGGTCCGGACAGCAACGACCTGACAATCGTCAACCTTGACGACCGTCACCGGCACATGCTGGCCATCGGCCCGGAAGACGCGGGTCATGCCGACCTTTTGTCCGATTAATCCTGTACGCATCGATCTCGATCCCTACTTAGAGCTTGATTTCGACGTCAACACCGGAGGCGAGGTCGAGCTTCATCAGCGCGTCCACCGTCTGCGGTGTCGGATCGACGATATCCAGCACCCGCTTATGCGTGCGTATTTCAAACTGTTCCCGCGATTTCTTATCGATATGCGGGGAACGCAGCACAGTGAATCGCTCAATGCGGGTCGGCAGCGGAATAGGTCCGCGCACCTGAGCGCCCGTACGTTTCGCTGTGCTTACAATTTCGCGCGTCGACTGATCCAGAATTCGATGATCGAATGCCTTAAGCCGTATGCGAATATTCTGACTGTCCATCGTGACTCAACCGTCCAAGTGAGGTGCCCCGCAAACAGGCGGGGCACTCTCGGGTTTCTGTTTTAGTCCTGGATCGAAGCGACGACGCCGGCACCGACAGTGCGGCCCCCTTCGCGGATAGCGAAGCGCAGTCCCTCGTCCATCGCGATCGGTGCAATAAGATTCACCGACATCGCAATATTATCACCCGGCATGACCATCTCTGTGCCTTCCGGAAGTTCGATCGTCCCTGTCACGTCCGTCGTACGGAAGTAGAACTGCGGACGATAGTTCGAGAAGAACGGTGTATGACGACCGCCCTCTTCTTTCGTCAGGATGTAGCACTCGCACTTGAACTTCGTGTGCGGTGTGATCGAGCCCGGCTTCGCCAGAACCTGACCACGCTCCACGTCGTCGCGCTTCGTGCCACGCAGAAGTACACCAACGTTGTCCCCCGCACGACCTTCGTCGAGCAGCTTGCGGAACATTTCAACGCCCGTGCAGGTCGTCTTCGTCGTGTCCTTGATACCAACGATCGAGATTTCTTCACCAACCTTGATGATACCCGTCTCGATACGACCCGTCACAACCGTGCCGCGACCAGAGATCGAGAACACGTCTTCGATCGGCATCAGGAACGGCTTGTCTACCGGACGCTCCGGCTGCGGGATATAGGCGTCAACCTGCGCCATCAGCTCAAGGATCGCATCGTGGCCGGTTTCCTTGTTGGAATCTTCCAGCGCTGCGAGAGCCGAGCCCTTGACGATCGGAATATCGTCGCCCGGGAAATCATAGGACGACAGCAGCTCACGAATTTCCATCTCGACAAGCTCGAGAAGCTCTTCGTCATCAACCTGATCGACCTTGTTCATGAAAACGACAAGCGCCGGAACACCAACCTGGCGGGCAAGAAGGATGTGCTCGCGGGTCTGCGGCATCGGGCCATCAGCTGCCGACACAACAAGAATCGCACCATCCATCTGCGCCGCACCCGTGATCATGTTCTTCACATAATCAGCATGGCCCGGGCAATCGACATGCGCATAGTGACGGCTTTCCGTCTCATATTCCACATGTGCCGTCGAGATCGTGATACCACGTGCCTTCTCTTCAGGCGCCTTGTCAATCTGGTCATATGCCGTGAAGGCTGCACCACCGGCTTCCGCCAGTACCTTCGTGATCGCCGCCGTCAGCGACGTCTTGCCATGGTCAACGTGACCAATCGTGCCGATGTTGCAATGCGGCTTCGTGCGCTCAAACTTTGCCTTACCCATAACTCTCTCTCCAATTATCTGGCGCTGGATTAACCAGCGAGCTTTCCGCGGATCTCTTCCGAAACTGCCTGCGGCACTTCGGCATAGTGATCAAAATGCATCGAATACTGCGCCCGGCCCTGGGACATCGAGCGCAGTGTGTTCACGTAACCGAACATGTTCGCCAGCGGCACCATGGCAAGCACGACGCGGGCATTACCGCGGGTGTCCATGTCATTTACCTGACCGCGACGGCTGTTCAGATCGCCAATGATATCGCCCATGTAATCTTCCGGCGTAACCACTTCGACCCGCATGACCGGCTCAAGCAGCTTCGGACCAGCCTTCTGCACGCCTTCACGGAAGGCAGCACGGGAGGCGATTTCGAAGGCCATGACGCTTGAGTCAACGTCGTGGTAAGCACCGTCAAACAGCGTGATCTTGAAATCGGTAACCGGGAAACCGGCGAGAACGCCCGTCTGCTGTGCCGAAATCAGACCCTTTTCAACGCCCGGGATATATTCACGGGGAACGTTACCACCGACAACCTTGCTCTCGAATTCATACCCTGACCCCGGCTCAAGCGGCTCAAACCGCAACTGAATGCGGGCGAACTGCCCCGAACCACCGGTCTGCTTCTTGTGCGTGTAATCGACTTCGATCGTCTTCGAGATGGTTTCCCGATAGGCAACCTGCGGCGCACCGACGTTAGCGTCAACCTTGAACTCGCGACGCATACGGTCAACGAGGATTTCAAGGTGAAGTTCGCCCATGCCCTTGATAACTGTCTGACCACTTTCGTTGTCACTGGAAACCCGGAATGACGGATCTTCAGCAGCAAGGCGATTAAGCGCCACACCCATCTTTTC contains these protein-coding regions:
- the rplP gene encoding 50S ribosomal protein L16 codes for the protein MMQPKRTKYRKAHKGRIHGLAKGGTALNFGAFGLKALTPERVTARQIEAARRAITRHMKRQGRVWIRIFPDVPVTAKPAEVRQGKGKGSVEFWAAKVKPGRIMFEVDGVSYDIAKRAFELAAAKLPVQTKMVARVGEMG
- the rpsC gene encoding 30S ribosomal protein S3 — translated: MGQKVNPVGFRLGINRTWDSRWYADEGYAGLLHEDLALREYLKKRLIGAGVAKVVIERPAKKARITIHTARPGVIIGRKGTDIEKLRQDLSKMTGTEVHLNIVEIRKPEIDAQLIAENIAQQLERRVAFRRAMKRSVQSAMRLGAEGIRINAAGRLGGAEIARTEWYREGRVPLHTLRAHVDYGVATAQTTYGACGIKCWVFKGEILAHDPMAMDKLLQDQQPAR
- the rplV gene encoding 50S ribosomal protein L22, whose product is MGKPASERRLSDTEAKAIVRNIRISPQKLNVVAESIRGLGAERALNDLYFSKKRIARDVHKCLQSAIANAENNHQLDIDNLVVAEASVGKGIVMKRWRARARGRTGKILKPFSNLTIVVREREEIA
- the rpsS gene encoding 30S ribosomal protein S19, with amino-acid sequence MARSVWKGPFVDGYLLKKAEAGRASGRNQVIKIWSRRSTILPQFVGLTFGVYNGHKHIPVMVTEDMIGHKFGEFSPSRTYYGHTADKKAKRK
- the rplB gene encoding 50S ribosomal protein L2 gives rise to the protein MALKQFNPTTPGRRTLVLVDKSELYKGGPEKSLTVGLTKKGGRNNTGRITARRRGGGHKRRYRVIDFKRNKTGMSATVERIEYDPNRTAFIALLKYEDGEVAYIIAPQRLKAGDVVISDERADIKPGNCLPLKNIPVGTIIHNIEMKVGKGAQIARSAGTYGQLVGKDAGYAQLRLSSGELRLVLGECRATVGAVSNADNQNINLGKAGRNRWLGKRPAVRGVAMNPIDHPHGGGEGRTSGGRHPVTPWGKPTKGKRTRSNKSTDKYIMRSRHQRKSR
- a CDS encoding 50S ribosomal protein L23; this translates as MSAKIRKPVMPTQERMYDIVRHPIITEKSTNASEHGQVFFEVPLNASKPEIKAAIENLFSVKVTAVNTSVLKGKTKRFRQQLGRRVDRKKAMVTLAEGSNIDVTTGI
- the rplD gene encoding 50S ribosomal protein L4; translated protein: MKSEVINLDNKSVGDIELADSIFGVEVRRDLLARMVNYQLAKRRAGTHKVKGRGEVSGTTAKPFRQKGTGRARRGSNRENKMRGGGIAHGPTPRDHGIELTKKVRKLAMKCALSAKASAGQLVILDNATCDEPRTKALVGKLAGLNWGRALVIAGAEVDRNFTLASRNIPSVAVLPSVGANVYDILRSDTLVLTRDAVTALEERLK
- the rplC gene encoding 50S ribosomal protein L3: MRTGLIGQKVGMTRVFRADGQHVPVTVVKVDDCQVVAVRTTERDGYNAVQLGVSNRTPKNVTKPMRGHFAKAKVEPKRKLAEFRVAEDALLEAGARLSPKHFLDGQKVDVSGISIGKGFQGGMRRWNFAGLEATHGVSISHRSHGSTGQCQDPGKVFKGKKMAGHMGATRVTVQNLEIVGADEEKGYLLVKGAVPGAKSGWVLIRDAAKRAAPEGVPYPAALIEAAAEEAPVENEAVEAAADDAATEEKKD
- the rpsJ gene encoding 30S ribosomal protein S10, with product MDSQNIRIRLKAFDHRILDQSTREIVSTAKRTGAQVRGPIPLPTRIERFTVLRSPHIDKKSREQFEIRTHKRVLDIVDPTPQTVDALMKLDLASGVDVEIKL
- the tuf gene encoding elongation factor Tu translates to MGKAKFERTKPHCNIGTIGHVDHGKTSLTAAITKVLAEAGGAAFTAYDQIDKAPEEKARGITISTAHVEYETESRHYAHVDCPGHADYVKNMITGAAQMDGAILVVSAADGPMPQTREHILLARQVGVPALVVFMNKVDQVDDEELLELVEMEIRELLSSYDFPGDDIPIVKGSALAALEDSNKETGHDAILELMAQVDAYIPQPERPVDKPFLMPIEDVFSISGRGTVVTGRIETGIIKVGEEISIVGIKDTTKTTCTGVEMFRKLLDEGRAGDNVGVLLRGTKRDDVERGQVLAKPGSITPHTKFKCECYILTKEEGGRHTPFFSNYRPQFYFRTTDVTGTIELPEGTEMVMPGDNIAMSVNLIAPIAMDEGLRFAIREGGRTVGAGVVASIQD